Proteins encoded by one window of Flavobacterium sp. N502540:
- a CDS encoding TolC family protein: MKNNVWYICFISYFLLSGFFKMNAQSPVWTLDKAIEAAQKNRKIVASMEKEYKINQLRTKELNAKYLPRVALNYNYQYNPIIATSVLPAEAFNSHQASEGVVPVKLGANYSQSAGVLLQQPLLDMTISKLIAESKLQEKLAALNEKEAKLELTYEVSKVYLNIVVAEEQEKEAVGDTARTALSLETINQKYKYKRVLKTDVNDAKVTHNNAVQKYRNALNNVLVLKQYFLYVIGNESLVAAAVKLEKYSVEESIGNLDDNLIEALPQIEILKTQNEVLENKKKLERTKYSPLITINGYLGADQFTEKLNPFQQNSWYGNSYVGVSLKLPFSFGENTAKRIDQLKFQQNQNKDRITENINKSKYNALNAATVYANVLEQLKTVSENSKLTSEIVMIYQDRYKFDQIAFNELNDKEIKLQNLELFQNQLKKQLIVSWLDWKKAAGKLVW; encoded by the coding sequence ATGAAAAATAATGTATGGTATATCTGCTTTATAAGCTATTTTCTGTTGTCAGGATTTTTTAAAATGAATGCACAAAGTCCGGTCTGGACCTTAGATAAGGCTATTGAAGCAGCACAAAAGAATAGAAAGATAGTAGCTTCAATGGAAAAAGAATATAAAATCAATCAATTAAGAACAAAAGAATTAAATGCGAAATATTTGCCCAGAGTGGCGTTGAATTATAATTATCAGTACAATCCGATTATTGCTACAAGTGTTTTACCGGCTGAAGCATTTAATTCTCATCAAGCATCAGAGGGTGTGGTTCCGGTAAAATTAGGAGCTAATTATTCTCAAAGCGCAGGTGTTTTATTGCAGCAACCCTTACTGGATATGACCATTTCAAAATTAATAGCCGAATCGAAACTACAGGAGAAACTAGCTGCTTTAAATGAAAAAGAGGCAAAGCTGGAACTTACTTATGAAGTCTCAAAAGTATATCTAAATATAGTAGTTGCAGAAGAACAAGAAAAAGAAGCGGTTGGTGATACTGCACGTACAGCGCTGAGTCTGGAAACTATTAATCAAAAATACAAATACAAAAGAGTTTTAAAAACGGACGTAAACGATGCTAAAGTAACGCACAATAATGCGGTTCAAAAATACCGCAATGCCCTAAATAATGTATTGGTTTTGAAACAGTATTTCTTATACGTTATTGGAAATGAATCTTTGGTTGCTGCTGCTGTGAAATTAGAAAAATACAGCGTAGAGGAAAGTATTGGCAATCTTGATGATAATCTAATTGAAGCATTGCCTCAAATTGAAATTTTGAAAACGCAAAATGAAGTATTAGAGAATAAGAAAAAACTGGAAAGAACTAAATATAGCCCATTGATTACTATAAATGGTTATTTAGGAGCAGATCAATTTACAGAAAAGCTAAATCCTTTTCAGCAAAATAGTTGGTATGGAAATAGTTATGTTGGTGTCTCATTAAAGTTGCCTTTTTCTTTTGGAGAAAATACAGCAAAAAGAATTGATCAGTTAAAATTTCAGCAAAATCAAAATAAGGACAGAATTACAGAGAATATTAATAAAAGCAAATACAATGCTTTAAATGCCGCTACTGTTTATGCTAATGTCCTGGAACAACTAAAAACAGTGAGTGAAAACAGTAAGCTCACTTCAGAGATTGTAATGATTTATCAGGACCGATATAAATTTGATCAAATAGCCTTTAATGAACTAAATGATAAAGAGATCAAATTGCAAAATCTGGAATTATTTCAGAATCAGCTTAAAAAACAATTGATAGTATCATGGCTTGATTGGAAAAAAGCGGCAGGAAAATTAGTCTGGTAA
- a CDS encoding ABC transporter permease, producing MKFGIKTAWKFIRFDKTKSIGVVVGIVISTFLIGQQIGTFNFLTGLMSVLVKNTTADIWVVDNKTTDANQLSLIDTRKEKEIKSLEGVKEAFPMVVTNGKAKFPNGTSAVVNIIGSEFPYFKAGPDRAKVVQGELSDLVQEAAVSADYFDRSNFGGSSNVGTSFEINGKRAVITLQTKGIRGWGGYLMYTTIDRARFYSNIPSTAISALLVNVKKGKDVDQVVDQINNSIYGVRAWRTSSLSSATINSVLASTGLGASTGSLVGFAIIAGFFIIGLTMYSSALDRIKDYGTLKAIGATDSYIRKLILTQAALFAIVGFMIAFIFLLGFKNGMYQSGIVIDFSPGILFIILTVTFSISLFGAVFAIRRIKNVEPASVFRG from the coding sequence ATGAAATTTGGTATTAAAACAGCGTGGAAGTTTATTCGTTTCGATAAAACAAAAAGCATCGGAGTAGTGGTTGGAATAGTAATAAGTACTTTTCTTATTGGACAACAAATTGGGACATTTAATTTTTTGACAGGACTAATGAGTGTGCTGGTAAAAAATACAACAGCTGATATTTGGGTTGTTGATAATAAAACGACAGATGCCAATCAGCTTAGTTTGATAGATACCAGAAAAGAGAAAGAAATCAAGAGTTTGGAGGGAGTGAAAGAGGCATTTCCAATGGTTGTAACAAATGGTAAGGCAAAATTTCCTAACGGAACCAGTGCTGTTGTAAATATTATTGGAAGTGAATTTCCGTATTTTAAAGCAGGTCCGGATCGTGCAAAGGTTGTACAAGGAGAACTTTCAGATTTAGTACAGGAGGCAGCTGTGTCTGCAGATTATTTTGACCGAAGTAATTTTGGAGGTTCATCAAATGTTGGGACTAGTTTTGAAATCAATGGGAAAAGAGCAGTAATTACCCTGCAAACAAAAGGGATAAGGGGTTGGGGTGGTTACTTAATGTACACTACGATTGACAGAGCAAGATTTTACAGTAATATTCCCTCTACTGCTATAAGCGCTTTATTGGTAAATGTAAAAAAAGGGAAAGATGTAGACCAGGTTGTCGATCAGATCAATAATTCTATTTATGGAGTAAGAGCATGGCGAACATCATCCTTGAGTTCAGCAACCATAAATAGTGTTTTGGCTTCTACAGGTTTAGGTGCCAGTACGGGCTCCTTAGTAGGATTTGCCATTATTGCCGGTTTTTTTATTATTGGATTAACGATGTATTCATCAGCACTTGACAGAATTAAGGATTATGGAACTCTAAAAGCAATTGGTGCAACCGATTCCTACATTAGGAAATTAATACTTACACAAGCCGCTTTATTTGCTATTGTTGGGTTTATGATTGCTTTTATTTTCTTATTAGGGTTTAAGAACGGAATGTATCAATCGGGAATAGTAATAGATTTTAGTCCCGGAATACTTTTCATAATTCTAACAGTTACCTTCTCTATTTCGCTTTTCGGAGCTGTGTTTGCCATTAGAAGAATAAAAAATGTAGAACCTGCCTCTGTTTTTAGAGGTTAA
- a CDS encoding HlyD family secretion protein: MKYILISITALLFFSCNKKDEVKQGQTGFTKEVLSSGIVGIGRVEPEEKLSLLATEVGGVVLAIHKKENDTIGKNDLIIELDHSVQDAKIARIKSRIQTQKAEIDIAQLKLKEQKINVANKQTELERLRNLQEKGAEIKQNVDNLETETKIFQTNLEQLKSKILVENSRLQEIKQDLEVSNRELQQYLIKAPGDGQIMTMYATKGAALSPSQSFADFIPKSNLVAACEIDELFADKVKKGQKAIIRQIGSNKIIGSGRVIFASLALKRKSIFSEKAEDQEDRRVREIKILLNNPTKYLINSRIECVIQASK, encoded by the coding sequence ATGAAATATATTTTAATTTCTATAACGGCCCTTCTTTTTTTTAGCTGTAATAAAAAAGACGAAGTAAAACAGGGTCAGACAGGTTTTACTAAAGAAGTTCTTTCATCGGGTATTGTAGGAATCGGACGTGTTGAACCGGAGGAGAAATTGTCTTTATTGGCAACAGAAGTGGGTGGTGTTGTTCTGGCTATCCATAAAAAGGAAAATGATACAATTGGGAAAAATGATTTAATTATCGAATTGGATCATTCCGTTCAGGATGCTAAAATCGCCCGGATAAAAAGTCGAATTCAAACACAAAAAGCGGAGATAGACATAGCACAGCTGAAGCTAAAAGAGCAGAAAATAAATGTTGCAAACAAACAAACAGAATTAGAGCGACTGAGAAACTTACAAGAAAAAGGCGCAGAAATAAAACAGAATGTTGATAATCTTGAAACCGAAACTAAAATTTTTCAAACAAATCTGGAACAATTGAAAAGCAAGATTTTGGTTGAGAATTCCAGACTTCAGGAAATAAAACAAGATCTGGAAGTGTCAAACCGTGAGCTGCAGCAATATTTGATAAAAGCACCGGGTGATGGACAAATTATGACCATGTACGCAACAAAAGGAGCTGCATTGTCACCCAGTCAGTCTTTTGCAGATTTTATTCCGAAAAGTAATTTGGTTGCTGCCTGTGAAATTGATGAGCTGTTTGCAGACAAAGTTAAAAAAGGTCAGAAAGCCATTATTCGTCAAATAGGATCCAATAAAATTATCGGATCTGGCAGAGTTATTTTCGCGTCTTTGGCACTTAAACGCAAATCTATTTTTTCTGAAAAAGCAGAAGATCAGGAAGACAGAAGAGTGCGGGAAATAAAAATTCTGTTGAACAACCCAACGAAGTATTTAATTAATTCCCGGATTGAATGCGTTATTCAGGCATCAAAATAA
- a CDS encoding ABC transporter ATP-binding protein: MEEINSEKKVIAELKGACKEYQTGDTLITALEATTIQFRTRELTLIIGPSGSGKTTLLSLLGCVIYPTKGDVFIDGQHVNALSAKELSALRLNKIGFVFQSFNLLAPLNSLENVMMPLQLMKVSEPVAKKKAEKALELVGMKDRMKNLPKMLSGGQQQRVSIARALVTNPPIVLCDEPTAALDVKSVGLVMEELKELAQNGKSVIVVTHDMRLKKFADRIIYVDSGIATENESATFIKNQLIKL, from the coding sequence ATGGAAGAGATAAATTCTGAAAAAAAAGTTATTGCAGAGTTAAAGGGGGCTTGCAAGGAGTATCAAACCGGTGATACATTGATTACGGCTCTGGAAGCAACAACTATTCAGTTTAGAACCCGGGAGCTCACCTTAATAATTGGTCCTTCGGGTTCGGGGAAAACTACACTATTATCGCTGTTAGGCTGTGTTATTTATCCAACAAAAGGAGATGTTTTTATTGATGGTCAACACGTAAATGCGCTTTCGGCTAAGGAATTATCGGCTTTGAGATTGAATAAAATAGGTTTTGTATTTCAAAGTTTTAATCTTTTAGCACCACTTAATTCTTTAGAAAATGTAATGATGCCGTTGCAGCTTATGAAGGTAAGCGAACCCGTGGCTAAGAAAAAAGCAGAAAAAGCTCTTGAATTAGTGGGGATGAAAGACAGAATGAAAAATTTACCCAAAATGCTAAGTGGTGGCCAGCAACAAAGAGTTTCGATTGCACGGGCACTGGTAACCAATCCGCCAATTGTGCTTTGTGATGAACCAACAGCTGCATTAGATGTAAAAAGTGTTGGTTTAGTAATGGAGGAACTAAAAGAACTTGCTCAAAATGGAAAAAGTGTAATTGTGGTTACACATGATATGCGGCTTAAGAAGTTTGCAGACAGAATTATTTATGTGGATAGTGGAATTGCGACTGAAAATGAGAGTGCAACATTTATAAAGAATCAATTAATCAAATTATAA
- a CDS encoding DUF2141 domain-containing protein: MKKSILSILLLGVSYFTNAQQIKTNVDVHNVQKGKGAVVLNVYDKKENFLKRACFTKVQKVNQETMKFQIDLPRGTYAITVYQDLDNNGKLNSNWLGMPKEPVGNSTNFMPDGGAPTFQDCSVYILNNDATIKINLY; encoded by the coding sequence ATGAAAAAATCTATTTTAAGCATTCTTCTATTGGGAGTATCGTATTTTACTAATGCACAACAGATAAAAACGAATGTTGATGTACACAATGTTCAAAAAGGTAAAGGAGCTGTTGTATTAAATGTATATGATAAAAAAGAAAATTTTCTCAAGCGAGCCTGCTTTACCAAAGTTCAAAAAGTGAATCAGGAAACGATGAAGTTTCAAATTGATTTGCCAAGAGGGACTTACGCAATTACGGTTTATCAGGATTTGGATAATAACGGAAAACTAAACAGTAACTGGTTGGGGATGCCTAAAGAGCCTGTAGGGAACAGTACGAATTTTATGCCGGATGGCGGGGCACCAACATTTCAGGATTGCTCTGTTTATATCTTAAATAATGACGCTACTATTAAAATAAATCTTTACTAA